In one window of Gossypium arboreum isolate Shixiya-1 chromosome 4, ASM2569848v2, whole genome shotgun sequence DNA:
- the LOC108460761 gene encoding 1-(5-phosphoribosyl)-5-[(5-phosphoribosylamino)methylideneamino] imidazole-4-carboxamide isomerase, chloroplastic: protein MRSSSLHGTSSIRELSSISHGRNFKSSLYDSSKHPFARAIPSLSFKSSHFCVRCTVSFRPCIDIHKGKVKQIVGSTLRDSKEDGSTLVTNFESDKLAAEFANLYKKDGLKGGHVIMLGADPLSQAAALEALRAYPGGLQVGGGINLDNCLSYIDEGASHVIVTSYVFNNGQMDLERLKGLVNVIGKQRLVLDLSCRKKEDKYAIVTDRWQKFSDVYLDEEVLNFLARFADEFLVHGVDVEGKKLGIDKDLVALLGEHSPIPVTYAGGVTVMDDLETIKAAGKGRVDVTVGSALDIFGGNLAYSDVVAWHENNRRGIN, encoded by the exons ATGAGAAGTAGCAGCCTCCATGGGACTTCTTCGATACGGGAGCTAAGTAGCATTTCTCATGGCAGGAACTTCAAGTCCTCCTTATACGATTCTTCCAAGCACCCATTTGCCAGAGCCATCCCTTCACTAAGTTTCA AATCTAGTCATTTCTGTGTTCGTTGCACTGTCAGTTTTCGACCTTGCATTGATATTCACAAG GGGAAAGTGAAACAAATTGTTGGGTCAACTCTTAGAGATTCCAAGGAGGATGGATCAACCCTTGTAACCAATTTTGAATCGGATAAGTTGGCAGCTGAGTTTGCTAACTTGTACAAAAAAGATGGGCTAAAGGGAGGTCATGTAATCATGCTTGGAGCTGATCCTCTAAGCCAAGCAGCAGCCCTTGAAGCATTGCGTGCATATCCTG GTGGCTTGCAAGTCGGAGGCGGGATCAATTTAGATAATTGTTTGAGTTACATTGATGAAGGAGCCAGCCATGTCATTGTCACCTCA TATGTATTTAACAACGGGCAAATGGACCTTGAAAGGCTCAAAGGTCTTGTCAATGTTATTGGTAAGCAAAGACTTGTTTTGGACCTTAGCTGCAGAAAGAAG GAAGACAAATATGCCATTGTCACTGATAGATGGCAAAAATTCAGTGATGTCTATCTTGATGAAGAAGTATTGAATTTTCTTGCCAGATTTGCAGATGAATTTTTGGTTCATGGTGTGGATGTTGAAGGGAAAAA GCTGGGAATAGACAAAGATCTCGTGGCATTGCTAGGCGAGCATTCTCCG ATTCCTGTCACTTATGCTGGCGGTGTGACAGTAATGGATGATTTAGAGACAATCAAAGCAGCAGGGAAGGGACGAGTGGACGTCACCGTAGGAAGTGCCTTGGATATTTTCGGGGGTAACTTAGCATACAGTGATGTAGTTGCATGGCATGAGAATAACAGGAGGGGCATAAACTAA
- the LOC108460759 gene encoding pentatricopeptide repeat-containing protein At2g36240 — protein sequence MKKKNLLKPLQNPPSKCPQSLPPLSPLMDSPQIPIPSLSLFPTTPQPHHHKQLFSFLKAHLTHQPLTPKTLLHVLKTKLHHHPIFTHYDFQVFSWASTVDSFRHDHSTYLWMAHSLASSHRFSLLRSLLSFVVANPCPCSPGIFSCPQIEPLFRFVIDAFCRSRKLSDAVFAFESMKKLIDGRPSIVIYNVMINGYLKSGDFDNALRFYERMEKDRVKPDVCTFNTLISGYCRNGKFESGLKLFKEMKEKSCRPNVVSFNTLIQGFFRERKVKEAIEMANEMTQSGCQFSTVTCEILVKGLCMEGQVLEASDMIVDFCRKGLLPKGFDYCGLVEELCGKGNAGRAFEVVNELWLKGDVPSSIACTTLIEGLRRSQRREDSFGLMEKMLKDGIVPDILTFNCLMQDLCDLGRTMDANKFRLLASAKGLEPDEVTYNILVYGYTRDGRRKEGENLVDEMLDKGYIPDIATYNRLMDRLSNSTSSTLEKVSAIHR from the coding sequence ATGAAGAAGAAGAACCTTCTTAAACCTCTCCAAAATCCTCCATCGAAATGCCCACAGTCACTCCCACCACTCTCTCCACTCATGGACTCACCCCAAATACCAATTCCTTCCCTTTCTCTCTTCCCCACAACACCCCAACCCCATCACCACAAGCAACTATTTTCCTTCCTCAAAGCTCACCTGACCCACCAACCCTTAACCCCCAAAACCCTCCTTCACGTCCTCAAAACTAAGCTTCACCATCACCCCATTTTCACCCACTATGACTTCCAAGTTTTCTCTTGGGCCTCCACCGTTGACTCTTTCCGTCATGATCACTCTACTTACCTGTGGATGGCTCATTCCTTAGCTTCCTCTCACCGTTTCTCCCTGCTTCGTTCTCTCCTTAGTTTTGTAGTTGCCAATCCTTGCCCTTGCTCTCCAGGTATCTTCTCTTGCCCTCAGATAGAACCCCTTTTTCGTTTCGTTATCGATGCGTTTTGTAGGTCTAGGAAGTTGAGTGATGCTGTTTTTGCTTTTGAATCCATGAAGAAATTGATCGATGGAAGGCCTAGTATCGTTATTTATAATGTTATGATTAATGGGTATTTGAAAAGTGGGGATTTTGATAACGCTTTGAGGTTTTATGAGAGGATGGAAAAGGACAGAGTGAAACCAGATGTGTGTACATTTAATACTTTGATTAGTGGTTATTGCAGGAATGGGAAGTTTGAATCAGGATTGAAGTTGTTTAAAGAAATGAAGGAGAAAAGCTGTAGGCCTAATGTGGTTAGTTTTAACACTTTGATTCAAGGGTTTTTCAGAGAAAGGAAGGTTAAGGAAGCTATTGAGATGGCAAATGAGATGACTCAATCAGGGTGCCAATTTTCGACCGTGACTTGTGAGATTTTGGTCAAGGGTTTGTGTATGGAAGGCCAGGTTCTGGAGGCATCTGACATGATCGTTGATTTCTGTAGGAAGGGACTTTTGCCGAAGGGGTTTGATTATTGTGGTTTGGTTGAAGAGCTTTGTGGTAAAGGCAATGCTGGTAGAGCATTTGAGGTGGTTAATGAGTTATGGTTGAAAGGAGATGTTCCAAGTTCGATTGCTTGTACCACATTGATTGAAGGTTTAAGGAGATCCCAGAGAAGAGAAGATTCATTTGGATTGATGGAAAAAATGCTTAAAGATGGTATTGTTCCAGATATCCTGACTTTTAATTGTCTTATGCAAGATCTTTGTGATTTGGGAAGAACAATGGATGCAAATAAATTTAGATTATTGGCTTCAGCAAAGGGTTTAGAACCAGATGAGGTGACTTATAACATTTTGGTGTATGGATATACAAGGGATGGGAGAAGAAAGGAAGGTGAAAACTTGGTGGATGAGATGTTGGATAAAGGATATATACCTGATATTGCTACATATAATAGGTTGATGGATAGACTCTCCAATTCTACAAGTTCCACATTGGAGAAAGTAAGTGCCATTCATAGGTGA